From a region of the Besnoitia besnoiti strain Bb-Ger1 chromosome I, whole genome shotgun sequence genome:
- a CDS encoding hypothetical protein (encoded by transcript BESB_008130), whose product MFRSAIVVSSLLSLVFHFPAPVSHPRVLNVFAKKIIGLARGGKYEPVADFCFTIPEGTKGRIVAQTIIDAPGHELVILNRTESEVLRALRAETVDAPDREQAICKKLIDAARVREPLIGGVPMEFRNNNPSLYEMDLSVDPNIDRQHVVAWITRCKNNSPVDAMYHLQFMNPGSFWQRHFSCEDQGLLPLYLLALLFCAVSGLAWFASWRAVERSAASPFSSLVAGSLSAVGLLSLSVLLYTLHLALYASDGIGLSVLKFLSQFFETCMRCLVFVLIASVATRSSPGGTAVSQQYHSLAVLAAAIYVFCQLVYNAAESQAYSSASAYALLRSFSGIPFLLGNVIAAGFVLLVCVNNALQTGDSASRRFQSNFAVGTLIYFALPVVLVLFTRGNPTRDTATMLLLEFTTCHILHHLLCRQTAFVAAPPGAKGLPTRLQQAHPYTGI is encoded by the exons ATGTTCAGATCTGCTATCGTTGTTAgttcgctcctctctctcgttttccATTTCCCCGCTCCGGTTTCTCACCCGCGCGTCTTAAATGTATTCGCAAAAAAGATCATCGGTTtggcgcgcggagggaagTACGAGCCAGTCGCCGACTTCTGCTTCACCATTCCAGAGGGAACCAAGGGCAGAATCGTCGCCCAGACT ATAATTGACGCGCCTGGTCACGAGCTGGTGATTCTCAACCGGACCGAGAGCGAAGTCCTGCGGGCGttgcgcgcggagaccgtcGACGCGCCAGACCGGGAGCAGGCCATTTGCAAGAAGCTGATTGacgcggcgcgtgtgcgaGAGCCTCTCA TTGGAGGCGTGCCGATGGAGTTTCGGAACAACAACCCGTCACTCTACGAGATGGACTTG tCTGTAGATCCCAATATCGACCGGCAGCACGTCGTCGCGTGG ATAACTAGGTGTAAGAACAACTCGCCCGTTGACGCAATGTATCACTTGCAGTTCATGAATCCAGGCTCCTTCTGGCAGCGGCATTTCTCATGCGAAGATCAAG GGCTTCTGCCGCTTtacctcctcgcgctgctcttCTGTGCCGTCAGCGGACTCGCGTGGTTCGCCTCGTGGCGCGCTGtcgagcgcagcgccgcctctcccttctcctcgctggtCGCTGGCAGCCTCAGCGCCGTGGGGTTGCTGTCGCTCTCAGTTCTTCTCTACACGCTGCATCTCGCCCTCTACGCATCG GACGGAATCGGCCTGAGTGTGCTGAAGTTTTTGTCTCAGTTTTTTGAGACTTGCATGCGGTGCCTGGTCTTCGTTTTGATCGCCTCGGTCGCGACGCGCTCCAGTCCAGGCGGCACCGCCGTGTCTCAGCAATACCACTCTCTC GCTGTTTTGGCGGCGGCGATATACGTTTTCTGTCAGCTCGTGTACAACGCTGCAGAGTCTCAGGCCtacagcagcgcctcggcgtacgcgcttcttcgcagct TCTCGGGAATCCCTTTCCTCCTCGGAAACGTCATTGCCGCAG GCTTCGTGCTCCTGGTATGCGTGAACAACGCGCTGCAAACCGGCGATTCCGCGAGTCGGCGGTTCCAGTCAAACTTTGCTGTCGG GACTCTGATTTACTTCGCTCTGCCGGTTGTGCTTGTGCTCTTCACGAGAGGAAATCC AACAAGAGACACGGCGACGATGCTTCTCCTCGAGTTCACAACCTGCCATA TTCTTCATCACCTTCTCTGCCGGCAGACCGCCTtcgtcgcagcgccgccgggcgcAAAGGGCCTTCCCACGCGTCTCCAGCAGGCACATCCATACACCGGAATTTGA
- a CDS encoding hypothetical protein (encoded by transcript BESB_008140) has protein sequence MLQWREVAFPFRRGTKRGISRVVFAPPARAQGTRKSPGSRAAPLGARAEGREGERLRSDGLAAAPTHEFLCILVEGDAPEGGEPSHAEEGLRESDVQDWRKNAEKPPERRDAESAAGADLGQGERAGALPAVEVFDIKHGVSLKWRATSPTVPTAPTCAAFSPDASILAVGCRCGSILLFLSLSGECVARRISSAAVAPPVCDVSQRLRRALTLPEREALALGALTTAVGGESGTRSRRPEGRRRQLQRGGRRATPLGGRASCRCGEVSQCSEDARASDAEGEVLFDEEESACGEHRAAIVSLHWVDTASWMREGRDELREFLEAVAASDKPQPLGVGSPPGEEASRVSPSALFLSAVSPSSPVAPPPAVLQPPALRLPSASLALFSLDASGVGSLSLEGRLPLFRLRLLTDLHGLANTSPALAAALAPSPADAPALSPLRSLAPRCARADRSGARAPPAAASCRATCEEDAAAGCGGLRRASAPQRPAAAPACALPRLAPPESLQLFATASAASSFSPFASTPLSPSCATSLPPSFVFPSPYSHAPSPMSASAAEASGSPRFQRAAGDGGKAAEAMPQETAACAGRRIAFTEEEAAGGAAPRREKRDLWKLSEAFSTGAAAAAYGDAEKGERGSAGGEENEKNRLWQFKREGLEGGEARLRGATESVRDAEALRTLQRGRGQAAGQADIKPHRRPPCEVAGDKTRGEPPQSTKGETAEFPEQRTLTAAARATGRGVSNCGEDENKAVTSERMDWEAGEDTEGAAETRETPPPRVAGRLWGVQSAAMSPDLSSLALVLWTTPLLASPQRPSPPDLGQEAQGPASPRAESAPQEGNRGAARPDLRTGVRPFSAPPGCAFASSVPTASSPSAAAAASGSTRCSGAALFFRASAAPGTLCPPSSVARAQERRERELLVEALQPQSTLPSAFPPLSIRAPLALSPSPSTGAVSAAAPLSASPFRRASAAPVPPSSPSELARSSRVKRSPRVARRGESGAAAVACVSVDCAGRTEATEPAHDCGGGRACENAFSNSNVARGRGPEGRLEPSPRSKRPMALAFEGDERGSERSPDAEGPRGCAAAAGRGSSPLPQHRRVKKPRSDVGDGRGDACAAFASFGAFAAAAACELPSDSEAAGERRASPALAMEAARAPRNARRSGTGLREATATRRCPAVGAGGRGEREKAGEQEVRADGRGGRGWSRDHATSEEEAAQAPGFFVEMRVVSALAGQPRLVKGTSEQGEGDPGATGEAKEGGASWDEAKAGRSSAACWTAEVHDRGLAAVFDFSQLAFHSRCRTQSLHLLAAAQADLLFAVDVLRRVCSLWAVFSAPFADLLECMYTAADAPAASAEPPAGEQRPAKGHGNSSPSAFEREREGVSEDDAEAEMEDDTEPATLSSLRSEDGAIMHAAGRAKRSEARRCARDRRLRQHVAFSLALGYPTNALVAALTRLCGDAKWRASSDDETAEAQRREGCMPERNWTQDETGKRLRSEDDSRKDTLTAARQASEAGEQLAQVTALVHPVLEALLLPVIRRARRLACGARRFARFSGLDGPSLSASFRSHLAPAPSSSHSARDASRQPPESRQAPASTPSSRGWRRKPKSERGEDCLSTRAPAFARLLARVVARLEDLEVRLASLRLRLAEGVALQLAFSLWVAALLSHLVLPSSASSAAASSSRSGRRRASDSPHARGQTQRGTAQRAPEENNEEMPREASAAPYAFSTEIPFAAASFSKSQSEAKAKHGKSCEADAERRGSGSGRDDAEVDHLSGPRLRGLLAAAKDSPYIWRQVSSAVSSGEGRTPAPDAERLSAEAPVHCSSIQSTDWERDFEEVLRILRRSRAPLHLGNIGCFLGGLREPSEPSLLSLARATLNDMRLAWDNCRQDVTLSQGQSALRAPSRSSCSSSSFFSSSLFSSRPSVSLGALTLLPRVSRRTRVSLLHVSSASRRRASAAASIARVLCRGSGGSKASAAAAPEAACAARSLERFAICWASDEPAPGALQLTSDAGEVLGEPAPFPRSSAALPSPSRLAPRGLCWLHHCVIASRAARVVSLPVGGDARASWRPLPAACALLARPLKTVAVRLALPACEAAARASSRLSFSPSPAFSSLTAASCASARLSASLLRPTAAAEARMTLKSAASLSSFCSPLALPLAAAPPLFACSPSLRSPFARGSESLWSAAAVAKTPLPPLERFRTFELQDGDAAAAERALTAAMPAHLADACDVCLLSEKEVCVAVAVWREPAVILLRLLGTHSESRTPGGGARDGGGRTPRGREADDDYEDAQDESGDSSGLRGAEASFRLLRGFRSGLEEKGCEAKRASSETHHHTAKHAEDDDLLLAANAITVSARRKQNEEGLKTPTVTGVRGARMPSGSQGSVFLQTPVLFAAVASFAQGCAILPASRALLLPPAEGAVRPREAQKMESEQKVFDASERRGATAGKQRPPAVEGG, from the exons ATGCTACAGTGGCGCGAAGTCGCTTtccccttccgccgcggcaccAAGAGAGGCatctcgcgcgtcgtcttcgcgccgcccgcgcgtgcACAGGGCACGCGTAAGTCGCCAGgttcccgcgcggcgcctctcggcgcgagggctgaggggcgcgaaggcgagcgactGAGATCtgacggcctcgccgccgcgccgacgcacgAGTTCCTCTGCATCCTAGttgagggcgacgcgccggaagGTGGGGAACCGagccacgcagaggagggacTCAGGGAAAGCGACGTGCAGGACTGGCGgaaaaacgcagagaagccGCCTGAGAGGAGAGATGCAGAGAgtgcggcgggggcggacCTTGGCCAGggagagcgcgccggcgcgctgccggcagTTGAGGTCTTCGATATCAAG CATGGCGTCTCGCTGAAATGGCGAGCCACCTCTCCAACGGTGCCCACCGCACCGacctgcgcggccttctcgcccgaCGCGTCGATTCTCGCCGTCGGGTGCCGCTGTGGCTCgatcctcctctttctctccctgtcTGGAGagtgcgtcgcgcggcgaatCTCTTCGGCGGCTGTTGCACCACCCGTGTGCGACGTGagccagcggctgcggcgcgcgctgacGCTCCCCGAGAGggaggccctcgcgctcggcgccctgACGACTGCGGTCGGAGGGGAATCGgggacgcggtcgcggcgccctgaggggcgaaggagacagctgcagcgaggcggacgcagagcgacCCCGCTGGGAGGgagggcgagctgcagaTGCGGGGAGGTTAGCCAGTGCTCAGAAGACGCACgtgcgagcgacgcggaaggcgaagtTCTATTCGATGAAGAAGAGtcggcctgcggcgagcaCCGCGCCGCCATCGTGTCGCTTCACTGGGTCGACACCGCCTCGTGGATgcgcgaaggacgcgacGAACTGCGGGAGTTCCTCGAGGCTGTCGCAGCCTCCGAcaagccgcagccgctgggcGTCGGCTCGCCGCCTGGCGAGGAGGCATCGCGCGtttcgccctctgcgttgTTCCTTTCCGcggtgtctccttcctcccctGTGGCTCCTCCCCCTGcggtgctgcagccgcccgcgctccggttgccctctgcgtccctcgcgcTCTTTTCGCTCGATGCTTCAGGCGTCGGGAGCCTCTCTCTGGAGGGTCGCTTGCCGCTTTTTCGCCTTCGGCTGCTCACGGACTTGCACGGCCTCGCAAAcacgtcgcctgcgctcgctgccgccctcgccccctcGCCCGCTGACGCACCTGCCTTGTCGCCCTTACGTTCTTtagcgccgcgctgcgcgagggcTGACCGCAGTGGCGCCCGAGCaccgcctgccgctgcgtccTGCCGCGCGACCTGTGAGGAGGATGCggccgcaggctgcggcgggctgcgccgcgcgtctgcgcctcagcgcccggccgcggcgcctgcctgcgcttTGCCTaggctcgcgcctcccgagtctctgcagctgtTCGCCACCGCGTCAGCAgcttcgtccttctcccCCTTCGCGTCCACGCCCCTGTCTCCCTCGTGCGCGACGTCGCTTCCCCCCTCTTTTGTGTTCCCTTCGCCCTATTCgcacgcgccctcgccgatgtcggcctctgccgcggaggcgtcggggtctccgcgcttccagcgcgcggcgggcgacggcggaaaggccgcagaggcgatgCCGCAAGAAacagccgcgtgcgcagggcgccggATCGCGTTCaccgaagaggaggccgctggtggcgcggctccgcggagagagaagcgagaccTGTGGAAGCTCAGCGAGGCGTTTTCGactggggcggcggcggcggcctacggcgacgcagaaaagggcgagagaggctcggcgggcggagaagagaacgagaaGAATCGACTGTGGCAGTTCAAACGCGAGGggctggagggcggcgaggcgcgcctccgcggcgcgacggagagcgtccgagacgcggaggccttgCGCACTCTGCAGAGGGGTCGCGGACAAGCCGCAGGGCAGGCGGACATAAAGCCGCACAGACGGCCGCCCTGCGAGGTCGCAGGCGACAAAACACGAGGAGAGCCTCCGCAGTCAACGAAGGGCGAGACGGCAGAGTTCCCCGAGCAGAGAACGCtgacggcagcggcgcgagccacAGGGCGAGGCGTCAGCAactgcggagaagacgagaataAGGCGGTGACGAGCGAGCGCATGGACTGGGAAGCAGGCGAGGACACTGAAGGTGCTGCGGAGACTCGAGAGACGCCTCCACCGCGCGTCGCTGGGCGGCTGTGGGGCGTTCAATCCGCCGCCATGTCGCCTGatctctcttcgctggcgctcgtCCTGTGGACGACGCCTctgctcgcgtctccgcagcggccctccccccccgacCTCggccaggaggcgcagggacCTGCGTCCCCCCGCGCGGAGTCGGCGCCACAGGAGGGGAAtcggggcgccgcgcgccccgATCTGCGGACCGGAGTTCGgcctttctctgcgccgccaggctgcgccttcgcgtcttcggtgccgaccgcctcgtcgccttcggctgcagcagccgcgtcggGCTCCACGCGCTGCTCTGGCGCGGCATTGTTCTTCCGGGCCTCGGCGGCACCTGGGACCCTGTGCCCGCCGTCGTCCGTCGCGCGAGCCcaggagcggcgcgagcgcgagctgctggtggaagcgctgcagcctcAGTCCACCTTGCCCTCGGCGTTTCCGCCGCTCTCcatccgcgcgccgctcgcgctctccccctcgccctcgaccggcgccgtctccgcggccgcgccgctgtctgcctcgcccttcCGTCGGGCTTCAGCCGCGCCCGTGCCCCCTTCGTCCCCTTCTGAGCTCGCGCGAAGCTCGCGAGTTAAGCGAAGCCCGCGAGTTGCGAGGAGGGGCgagtcgggcgccgcggccgtcgcctgcgtctctgtgGATTGCGCCGGGCGCACTGAGGCAACGGAGCCTGCACAtgactgcggaggcggacgcgcgtgcgAGAATGCTTTCTCAAACAGCAACGTGGCGCGGGGCCGAGGCCCGGAAGGGCGCTTGGAGCCCTCGCCGCGGTCAAAGCGCCCGatggcgctcgccttcgagggagacgagcgagggagcgagcgctcgcccgacgccgagggtccccgcggctgcgcagccgcggccggtCGCGGCAGTTCACCTTTGCCGCAGCACCGGCGCGTTaagaagccgcgcagcgacgtgggcgacgggcgaggagacgcgtgcGCTGCGTTCGCTTCGTTCGGCGcgttcgctgctgccgccgcgtgcgaaCTTCCCAGCGATAGCGAAGCagccggcgagaggcgcgcatcccccgccctcgccatGGAAGCCgcacgggcgccgcgcaacgcgagacgcagcgggaCGGGACTGAGAGAGGCGACTGCAACACGACGCTGTCCGGCGGTCGGGGCAGGTGGGAggggagaaagagaaaaagcaggGGAGCAAGAGGTGCGGGCAGACGGCCGAGGAGGCAGGGGATGGAGCCGCGATCACGCGAcaagcgaagaggaagccgcaCAGGCGCCGGGGTTCTTCGTGGAGATGAGAGTCGTCAGCGCGCTCGCAGGCCAGCCGCGGCTAGTGAAAGGCACAAGCGagcagggcgaaggcgatCCCGGAGCGACGGGCGAGGCAAAGGAAGGAGGCGCAAGTTGGGATGAAGCGAAGGCCGGCCGAAGCTCCGCGGCGTGCTGGACTGCGGAGGTCCACGAccgcgggctcgcggcaGTTTTCGATTTTTCGCAG CTCGCCTTCCACAGCCGATGCAGAACGCAAAGCCTCCAtcttctcgccgctgcaCAGGCCGACCTGCTTTTCGCAGTCGAcgttctgcggcgcgtctgttCGCTCTGGGcggtcttctccgcgcccttcgccgACCTCCTcgagtgtatgtacaccgcagccgacgcgccggcggcctccgctgaGCCTCCAGCGGGCGAGCAGAGGCCTGCGAAGGGACATGGAAACTCTTCGCCGAGCGCCTTCGAAAGGGAACGCGAAGGCGTTTCCGAGGATgatgcggaggcggagatgGAAGACGACACGGAGCCTGCGACGCTGTCGAGCCTGCGCAGTGAGGACGGAGCGATTATGCATGCTGCTGGGAGAGCAaagcgcagcgaggcgcgtcgctgcgcgagagaTCGTCGGCTGAGACAACACGTTGCGTTCTCGCTGGCACTTGGCTACCCGACGAACGCGCTGGTG GCTGCGTTGACGCGTTTgtgcggagacgcgaagtGGCGAGCGAGCAGCGACGATGAGACCGCTGAGGCTCAGAGGCGCGAAGGCTGCATGCCTGAAAGGAATTGGACGCAGGACGAGACCGGAAAGAGActgcgaagcgaagacgactCGAGGAAAGACACTCTCACTGCAGCGCGAcaagcgagcgaggcgggggaGCAGCTTGCGCAG GTCACCGCTCTTGTGCATCCCGTCCTCGAGGCTTTGCTGCTGCCTGTGatacgccgcgcgcgtcgtctcgcctgcggcgcgcgtcggtTCGCCCGTTTCTCAGGCCTCGACGGCCCCAGTCTGTCTGCGTCGTTTCGTTCTCATCTTGCTCccgctccttcgtcttctcactcggcgcgagacgcctccCGGCAGCCGCCAGAGTCGCGTCAGGCCCCAGCCTCtacgccgtcgtcgcgcggctggcggcggaaaCCGAAGAGCGAACGAGGAGAGGACTGCctcagcacgcgcgcgccggccttcgcgcggctgctcgcgcgcgtggtAGCGCGCCTGGAGGACTTGGAAGTCAGGCTCG CatcgcttcgtctccgccttgcGGAAGGCGTCGCCTTGCAGCTCGCCTTTAGCCTGTGGGTCGCGGCGTTGCTGTCGCATCTCGTCCTGCCTTCGTCGGCTTCATCGGcggccgcttcttcttcgcggtcaggccggcgccgag CAAGCGACAGCCCACACGCCCGAGGGCAGACGCAGCGTGGGACTGCTCAGCGAGCGCCTGAAGAGAACAACGAGGAGATGCCGCGCGAAGCCTCGGCCGCCCCTTACGCCTTCTCCACAGAAATCCccttcgcggctgcgagcTTCTCTAAATCGCAGTCCGAAGCGAAAGCGAAACACGGAAAATcctgcgaagcagacgcagagaggagaggctccggcagcggacgcgacgATGCGGAAGTTGACCACTTGAGCGGCCCCCGCCTGCGTggcctgctcgccgccgccaaggACTCGCCTTATATTTGGAGACAAGTGAGCTCCGCCGTGTCCTCTGGCGAAGGGCGCACGCCGGCCcccgacgcagagaggcttTCCGCGGAGGCTCCGGTACACTGTTCCTCGATTCAGTCGACGGATTGGGAGCGAGACTTCGAGGAGGTCTTGCGCATTCTGCGGaggtctcgcgcgccgcttcacCTTGGAAAC ATTGGCTGCTTCCTTGGCGGTTTGCGAGAGCCGTCCGAACCTTCGCTTCTTTCGCTCGCGCGGGCCACGCTCAACGACATGCGCCTCGCGTG GGACAACTGCAGGCAGGACGTCACGCTCTCGCAAGGCCAaagcgcgctgcgcgcgccttctcgttcTTCTTGTTCTTCGTCAtcgtttttttcgtcttctcttttttcatCTCGGCCTTCCGTGTCGCTGGGCGCCTTGACGCTACTGCCTCGGGTGTCGCGGCGGACTCgcgtgtcgctgctgcatgtgtcttcggcctcgaggcgccgcgcgagcgccgccgcgtctaTCGCGAGAGTGCTCTGCAGAGGCTCCGGCGGCAGCAAagcgtccgcagcggcggcaccggaagccgcgtgcgccgctcgcAGCCTGGAAAGGTTTGCGATCTGCTGGGCCTCTGACGagccggcgcctggcgcacTTCAACTCACTTCCGATGCGGGCGAGGTTCTGGGTGAGCCCGCGCCGTTCCCGCGttcttccgcggctctgccgtcgccctcgcgactggcgcctcgcggactCTGCTGGCTGCACCACTGCGTGatcgcttctcgcgcggcgcgcgttgtctcgctgcctgttggcggagacgcgcgcgcgagttggcgtcctctccccgcggcgtgtgcgcttctcgcgcggccaCTGAAGACCGTCGcggtgcgtctcgcgctgcctgcgtgcgaggccgcggcacgcgcctcgagccgcctctcgttctctccctcgcctgcctTTTCGTCGCTTACAgctgcctcctgcgcgtctgcgcgtctctcggcgtcgctcttgAGGCcgacggctgcggcggaggcgcgtaTGACTCTGAaaagcgccgcgtcgctgtcttcgttctgctcgcctctggcgctacctctcgctgcggcgcctccgctcttcgcctgctcgccgtctctgcgctctccgttcgcgcgaggctcggaGTCGCTgtggagcgccgcagcggtcgccaagacgccgctgccgccgctggaaCGCTTCCGCACATTCGAGCtgcaggacggcgacgcggcggcggctgagcgGGCGCTGACCGCCGCGATGCCTGCGCACCTTGCGGATGCGTGCGAcgtgtgtcttctctctgaaAAGGaagtctgcgtcgccgtggCAGTCTGGCGTGAGCCGGCGGTGATTCTCCTTCGGCTTCTCGGGACGCATTCCGAGTCTCGCAcgccggggggcggcgcgagagacggcggagggcgaacgcctcgaggccgcgaagcagacgacgactacgaagacgcgcaggatgagagcggcgacagctcagggctgcgcggcgcggaggcgtcttTCCGCCTTCTCAGGGGATTCCGCAGCGGCCTGGAGGAGAAGGGatgcgaggcgaagcgcgcgagcagcgagacgcATCACCACACCGCGAAGCATGCAGAGGACGATGATCTTCTGCTAGCCGCGAACGCCATCACGGTGAGTGCCCGCCGAAAACAAAACGAGGAGGGTCTGAAAACGCCTACGGTTACGGGAGTGAGAGGCGCACGCATGCCTTCAGGCTCGCAGGGCTCTGTCTTTCTTCAGACGCCGGTGCTTTTTGCCGCTGTCGCGTCCTTCG CGCAAGGCTGCGCTATCctccctgcgtcgcgggcgcttctgcttcctcctgctGAGGGAGCCGTGAGGCCACGTGAGGCGCAGAAAATGGAGAGCGAGCAGAAGGTCTTCGACGCCTctgagcggcgcggagcgaccGCAGGCAAACAGAGGCCTCCTGCCGTCGagggcggctga
- a CDS encoding DNA-directed RNA polymerase II RPBABC8 (encoded by transcript BESB_008150): MSIPCLFEDRFEIRSVDSSKFERVCRLKGKSSGFDADIQLDVNSDLLPVKEKQRLYIGLTNSLQSTSSARKEDAGAWAEPSACLQEYDYVMYGKIFRIEECSSERRILYASFGGLLMALAADKHVVGDLELDMRIYILIRRSEDVHSLIA; this comes from the exons ATGTCGATTCCCTGTCTCTTCGAGGATCGCTTCGAGATCCGCTCGGTGGACAGCTCAAAGTTCGAGCGCGTCTGTCGGCTTAAGGGGAAGAGCTCCGGCTTCGACGCAGACATCCAGCTCGACGTCAACTCCGACCTCTTGCCAGTCAAGGAAAAACAA CGGCTGTATATCGGCCTCACGAACAGTCTGCAGAGcaccagcagcgcgcgcaaagaagacgcgggcgcctgggCGGAGCCCTCAGCCTGCCTGCAGGAGTACGACTACGTGATGTATGGCAAGATCTTCCGCATTGAAGAGTGCTCCTCAGAACGCCG AATCCTGTACGCGTCCTTCGGCGGGCTGCTTATGGCGCTGGCTGCAGACAAGCACGTCGTGGGGGATCTCGAGCTGGACATGCGCATTTACATTTTGattcgccgcagcgaagacgtCCACTCGCTGATTGCATGA